The Argentina anserina chromosome 3, drPotAnse1.1, whole genome shotgun sequence genome includes a region encoding these proteins:
- the LOC126788924 gene encoding protein transport protein SFT2-like, whose product MQKMAQEWFSGGTSGAGDDSQKPASSLLADWNSYAASQSAEDTASVNLGFDLESAVRSANDTVSGTFSVVSKGVRDLPGNLQSATSSVPSGKALMYFGLFLATGVFFVFIAFTMFLPVMVLMPQKFAICFTLGCAFIIASFFALKGPQNQLAHMSSKERLPFTLGFLGSMVGTIYVSMVLHSYILSVFFSVLQVLALAYYAVSYFPGGSAGLKFLSSALTSSVMKCFGR is encoded by the exons aTGCAGAAGATGGCACAGGAATGGTTCTCCGGCGGCACCAGCGGCGCCGGCGACGACTCGCAGAAGCCAGCGTCCTCTCTCCTAGCCGATTGGAACTCCTACGCCGCTTCCCAATCTGCCGAGGACACCGCCTCTGTAAACCTCGGCTTCGATCTCGAATCTGCGGTCCGCTCCGCAAACGACACCGTTTCGGGGACTTTCAGCGT ggtttccaaaggAGTGAGAGATCTACCTGGGAACCTCCAGTCTGCCACTAGTAGTGTCCCTTCGGGAAAGGCTCTCATGTATTTTGGTTTGTTTCTGGCGACTGGGGTGTTCTTTGTGTTCATCGCCTTTACCATGTTCCTTCCGGTTATGGTATTGATGCCGCAGAAGTTTGCTATCTGTTTTACACTTGGGTGTGCCTTTATTATTGCATCCTTTTTTGCACTTAAAGGTCCACAGAATCAGCTTGCGCACATGTCTTCAAAAGAG AGACTTCCTTTCACCCTTGGATTTTTGGGCAGTATGGTGGGTACCATATATGTCTCGATGGTGCTTCACAGCTACATTCTCTCTGTGTTCTTCTCTGTATTACAG GTTCTAGCACTTGCATACTATGCTGTTTCATACTTCCCTGGTGGATCGGCTGGTTTGAAGTTCCTGTCTTCCGCCCTTACGTCCTCAGTAATGAAATGTTTTGGGAGGTGA